One Salinimonas marina DNA segment encodes these proteins:
- the recC gene encoding exodeoxyribonuclease V subunit gamma translates to MQHWLNMELAREQGIAMNLSFPLPTRFMWNTARQVLGEDKVPRQSVYRREVLVWRIEKLIQEPEFCALPEAQPVCRYWQHIEDTDEQAVQRLQFATALADVFEQYQLYRPEWLFAWEANTTVLSDSEDERWQAAIWQRLVEEAPLHPARLHQQAVTTLHEQGCDALPARIIVFAINTMAPQLVQFFDALAQHTDIHLFHLNPSVSYWGETKSDRERARLLREQGIAQWQETSQDNPLLGNLGKQGRDLFNLLTELDTFEVSAFDVEAPEASASASTLLNQLQQDILHARPANAGRQSVASDDSITLIKAHSPLREVQALHDYLLYQMQQSPDLAPGDIVVMCPAIEDYAPLIDAVFHRVGTSAPAQSTPPRIVCSIADRSPLDAEPLIAAFLSLLSLPDSRFEVSKIMDYLRLDAMRKKFGLAAEDLDLMQYWLEQAHVHWGLDGQHKRQVTRQVDDSYAFSWYWGLERLLTGMALGDSALIYNNMLSVPHVEGQNSVVLGKLISLVSQLKHYAGELNQARTAQDWHQFLMTMRTDCFEPDNDQLDVWESISKATADLAAHCDEAGYEALLTLRQIKEVLVKRFSSPDAGNHFLTGQVTFCSMLPMRSIPFKVVCILGLNDGEFPRQSQPISIDLMANSSRKIGDRSRRLEDRYLFLEALISARTHLYLSYQANSAQDNSERQPSLVLAEFQQVLTAYSPAAGEPQQLSLHPFSVAGFQRSQPGFEKGWLRLAQAIAVYHEQPIGTFSPLPDPRLPDSISPAEMARALCQPFKYFANQQLGLYLEAAQPGLNDAEPFSANNLTRFQTLSALNEARHEQRDPAQILNQTQLSGDLPTTPLATELLEQWDRASELMMAQVHSQRLIEKAYSWYCGQSQLTTTVWQQDTQQNPPQTLDTHFLVTWHSGAQNTSRLLQQYISMLMANAQGEHVGMLSFYCKWKKGEPELHKATFEPCSPETADHLLNKLAQAFMALHQQPMAWLADVALTLLRKSKEQPLDEWGLRSDAQFEWQKIWEGNSMSAGLKEDTYLQWFFPHGLALADLPLQQYEALFRPLLNQYSEKKL, encoded by the coding sequence ATGCAGCATTGGCTGAACATGGAGCTGGCCCGAGAGCAGGGCATTGCGATGAATCTGTCCTTTCCCTTGCCTACCCGGTTTATGTGGAATACTGCCCGACAGGTGCTGGGCGAGGATAAAGTACCGCGCCAATCGGTGTACCGGCGTGAAGTATTGGTGTGGCGAATCGAAAAGCTTATTCAGGAGCCTGAGTTTTGCGCCTTGCCCGAAGCGCAGCCGGTGTGCCGGTACTGGCAACATATTGAAGATACCGACGAGCAGGCGGTGCAACGGTTACAGTTTGCAACGGCGTTAGCCGATGTGTTTGAACAATACCAGCTATACCGGCCTGAATGGTTGTTTGCCTGGGAAGCCAATACCACAGTGCTGTCTGACAGCGAGGATGAACGATGGCAGGCGGCAATCTGGCAGCGCCTGGTAGAGGAGGCGCCGCTGCATCCGGCCCGTTTGCATCAGCAAGCCGTCACTACTTTGCACGAACAGGGTTGCGACGCGTTGCCCGCACGGATCATTGTTTTTGCGATTAACACCATGGCCCCGCAATTGGTGCAGTTTTTTGATGCACTGGCGCAGCATACTGACATTCATCTGTTTCACTTAAATCCCAGCGTGTCCTATTGGGGGGAAACCAAGAGCGATCGTGAGCGCGCCCGCTTATTGCGCGAACAGGGCATCGCTCAGTGGCAGGAGACCAGCCAGGACAATCCGCTGCTGGGCAACCTGGGTAAACAGGGTCGTGATTTATTCAATTTGCTCACCGAACTCGATACCTTTGAAGTCAGTGCGTTTGATGTTGAAGCTCCCGAGGCGTCAGCCAGTGCCAGCACCTTGTTGAATCAGCTTCAGCAGGATATCTTACACGCCCGGCCCGCCAATGCCGGCCGTCAGTCCGTTGCTAGCGACGACAGTATTACTTTGATAAAAGCGCACAGCCCGCTTCGCGAAGTGCAGGCATTGCATGATTATCTGTTGTATCAAATGCAACAAAGCCCGGACCTGGCGCCTGGTGATATTGTGGTGATGTGCCCGGCCATTGAAGACTATGCGCCATTAATCGATGCAGTTTTTCATCGGGTTGGCACGTCGGCCCCGGCGCAAAGCACACCTCCGCGTATTGTATGTTCGATTGCCGATCGCTCGCCGCTGGATGCTGAACCATTGATTGCGGCTTTTCTGAGTTTACTAAGCCTGCCTGACAGTCGTTTCGAAGTTTCCAAAATTATGGATTATTTGCGTCTGGATGCCATGCGCAAAAAGTTTGGCCTGGCCGCAGAAGATCTTGATCTTATGCAATACTGGTTAGAGCAGGCCCATGTGCATTGGGGGCTGGATGGTCAGCATAAACGCCAGGTCACCCGGCAGGTGGACGACAGCTACGCATTTAGCTGGTACTGGGGGCTGGAACGCTTACTTACCGGAATGGCTCTGGGCGACAGCGCGCTCATCTATAACAACATGCTTAGTGTGCCCCATGTAGAAGGGCAAAACAGCGTGGTGCTGGGCAAGCTAATAAGCCTGGTCAGCCAGCTTAAGCACTACGCCGGGGAGCTTAACCAGGCGCGTACAGCCCAGGATTGGCATCAATTTTTAATGACCATGCGCACCGACTGCTTTGAGCCGGATAACGACCAACTGGATGTATGGGAAAGTATCAGTAAGGCCACCGCCGATCTTGCCGCCCACTGTGATGAAGCCGGTTACGAGGCACTGCTTACCCTCAGACAAATAAAAGAAGTTCTGGTAAAGCGGTTTTCATCACCAGATGCAGGTAATCACTTTTTGACCGGCCAGGTAACTTTTTGCTCCATGCTGCCCATGCGCAGTATTCCCTTCAAGGTCGTGTGCATTCTGGGCTTAAATGATGGTGAGTTTCCCCGGCAATCCCAGCCCATCAGCATTGACCTGATGGCCAACAGCAGCCGCAAGATTGGTGATCGGTCCAGGCGTCTTGAAGATCGTTACCTGTTTTTAGAAGCGTTAATATCGGCCCGGACTCATCTGTATCTGAGCTATCAGGCAAACAGCGCCCAGGACAACAGTGAACGCCAACCCTCTTTGGTTCTGGCGGAATTTCAACAGGTATTAACGGCTTATAGCCCAGCCGCGGGCGAACCTCAACAACTGTCTTTGCACCCCTTCAGCGTAGCAGGGTTTCAGCGTTCGCAGCCGGGCTTCGAAAAAGGCTGGCTGCGCCTGGCGCAGGCCATTGCTGTTTATCATGAGCAGCCGATAGGCACGTTCAGTCCATTGCCTGACCCGCGCCTGCCCGACAGCATCAGCCCGGCTGAAATGGCCCGGGCGTTGTGCCAGCCGTTTAAGTATTTTGCCAATCAGCAACTGGGGTTGTATTTAGAAGCCGCTCAGCCGGGCTTAAATGATGCAGAGCCTTTTAGTGCTAATAATCTCACCCGTTTTCAGACCTTAAGCGCATTGAATGAAGCCCGGCACGAACAACGCGACCCGGCACAAATTCTCAATCAAACCCAGCTTTCAGGTGACTTACCCACCACCCCGCTGGCAACAGAGCTACTTGAACAGTGGGATCGCGCCTCTGAGTTGATGATGGCGCAGGTACACTCTCAAAGGCTTATTGAAAAAGCCTACAGCTGGTATTGCGGCCAAAGTCAGTTGACCACTACGGTGTGGCAACAGGACACTCAGCAAAATCCGCCGCAAACCCTGGACACCCACTTTTTGGTTACCTGGCACAGCGGTGCGCAAAATACGTCGCGCTTGCTACAGCAATACATCAGTATGCTGATGGCAAATGCCCAGGGCGAGCATGTGGGTATGTTAAGTTTTTATTGTAAATGGAAAAAAGGGGAGCCTGAGCTTCATAAGGCTACGTTTGAACCCTGCAGCCCCGAAACCGCCGACCATTTACTTAATAAACTGGCACAGGCGTTTATGGCGCTGCACCAGCAACCCATGGCCTGGCTGGCGGATGTGGCGCTGACCTTACTGCGAAAATCCAAAGAGCAGCCGCTTGACGAGTGGGGCTTACGCAGTGACGCCCAGTTTGAATGGCAAAAAATCTGGGAAGGCAACAGCATGAGTGCCGGTTTAAAAGAAGATACTTATCTGCAGTGGTTTTTTCCTCATGGTCTGGCGCTCGCCGACTTACCGCTCCAACAGTACGAAGCTCTATTTCGGCCATTGCTTAATCAGTATTCGGAGAAAAAGTTATGA
- a CDS encoding UvrD-helicase domain-containing protein: MSGHIPVTARPLDVTSMPLSGRHLIEASAGTGKTFNITRLYLRLLLEKKLTVQQILVMTFTNAATEEIRGRIAETLREAAMLWRTGAEQGQLPDTADPVFCALYAEFHEPVHQSIIEAALLELDEAAVFTIHGFCHRILSELAFTSAAAMQLSLSTDTRALYLQAAQDWIRQQAKDAEAYLQLMQQGWHTPETLLNTFESAIRSGLTPRFLSPEQIQSQAHEAIQQYREQLQSDFQALETELAPYFSDIETNLVAAVKDPAVRHAQWQDILEWLAVREAQPLPADFNKFAHHSRFKSCPELKPVFARLREFANNIKKVLAEQQKQQDTMLEQAPTMQIIAQGFDFIRQHVARQKRQQG; the protein is encoded by the coding sequence ATGAGTGGCCATATTCCCGTCACAGCCAGGCCGTTAGACGTTACGAGCATGCCGTTATCGGGCCGGCACCTGATTGAAGCGAGCGCCGGCACCGGCAAAACATTCAATATCACCCGGCTGTATTTGCGTTTACTGTTAGAAAAAAAGCTTACCGTACAGCAAATTCTGGTAATGACGTTTACCAATGCTGCTACCGAGGAAATCCGCGGGCGTATTGCCGAAACCTTACGCGAGGCGGCGATGCTGTGGCGCACGGGAGCCGAACAGGGGCAGTTGCCCGACACCGCCGATCCGGTTTTTTGCGCGCTGTACGCTGAATTTCATGAGCCTGTTCATCAAAGTATTATTGAAGCGGCCTTGCTGGAGCTGGATGAAGCTGCGGTGTTCACCATACATGGTTTTTGCCACCGTATTTTATCAGAACTGGCGTTTACCAGCGCCGCAGCGATGCAATTGTCACTTTCTACCGATACCCGCGCCTTGTATTTGCAGGCGGCGCAGGACTGGATCCGCCAGCAGGCTAAAGACGCCGAAGCCTATCTTCAGCTTATGCAACAGGGCTGGCATACGCCTGAAACCTTGCTCAACACCTTTGAAAGCGCGATACGCTCGGGCTTAACGCCCCGCTTTTTGAGCCCGGAGCAAATTCAGAGTCAGGCGCACGAAGCAATACAGCAATACCGCGAGCAATTGCAGTCAGATTTTCAGGCACTGGAAACCGAACTTGCGCCTTATTTCAGTGATATCGAAACCAACCTGGTGGCTGCAGTAAAAGACCCGGCCGTCAGGCATGCCCAGTGGCAGGATATTCTTGAGTGGCTGGCGGTCAGAGAAGCACAACCTCTGCCTGCCGACTTTAATAAATTTGCCCACCACAGTCGCTTTAAGTCGTGCCCGGAACTTAAACCTGTCTTCGCCCGTCTGCGTGAATTCGCCAACAACATTAAAAAGGTGCTGGCCGAGCAACAAAAACAACAGGACACGATGCTGGAGCAGGCGCCCACCATGCAGATTATTGCACAGGGCTTTGACTTTATCCGCCAGCATGTGGCCCGACAAAAGCGCCAGCAGGGGTAG
- a CDS encoding 3'-5' exonuclease: MGDKPAKGQLQQQLARWVADEIVRLLNGARLGEDALQPQDIAILVRSGPEAAVVQNALRRVNLASVFLSNRTNLFASHEAQDLYRVLDGIWHYQQSHRLSAALSSPLFGLSHAQLTNLLYHEDDNAWEAMMDEVLLLRQMWQQRGCMTLILYLLEEHFASFEDSMERRLTNYLHLAEVLERESAVQEHAQQLLIWLHRQISEPQLAQEQIQRLESDAQLIQLVTQHGSKGLEYPIVFVPFASDYRDPAKVGKQYQAMYRYYDEQTAGLTLLLGRSDRAIERVRREGNAESTRLLYVAVTRAAQRCYLGVAPFENHQQSALAQALDLGEAQDWSQAIDRVIAEGGEHTACTSVPVSLPVRALQQQEAPNHPLSVDTFTGEVTERWRLYSFSALARRQMVVNRTRREAELDNARLLADEANESDTASLPFRFRFTKGAAAGNLLHDILEHCDFTQPDWQSGAMDMAQRFGVEHNQLPNFFQWLDEVLAAPLNNDGLTLDSLPETATLREAEFYFPLNTVNLFQLNQFLAGYRQQAAGQGPFMVNLDTKKLEGLMHGFIDLIFVFEGRYFVADYKSTHLGDSYAGYQQARLTQNNQHHLYDLQYLIYAVALHRYLQTKLPGYHPSSHFGGVYYLYLRGMHPDNQEHQGVYHARPTDEQLLALDAIFKHAEAS, translated from the coding sequence ATGGGCGATAAACCGGCCAAAGGCCAGTTGCAACAGCAATTGGCACGCTGGGTGGCCGATGAGATTGTACGTCTGCTTAATGGCGCCCGCCTGGGCGAAGACGCGTTACAGCCTCAGGATATCGCTATTCTGGTTCGAAGTGGCCCCGAGGCGGCCGTGGTGCAAAATGCCCTGCGCCGGGTCAATCTGGCCTCGGTGTTTTTGAGTAACCGTACCAATTTGTTTGCCTCGCACGAAGCTCAGGATTTGTACCGGGTGTTGGACGGCATCTGGCATTATCAGCAATCTCACCGGTTGTCGGCCGCCTTATCCAGTCCCCTGTTTGGCTTGTCCCATGCGCAGCTGACCAATCTGTTGTACCACGAGGACGATAATGCATGGGAAGCGATGATGGATGAGGTGCTGTTACTGCGCCAGATGTGGCAACAACGTGGTTGTATGACCCTGATTCTGTATTTGCTGGAAGAGCACTTTGCATCTTTTGAAGACAGTATGGAACGGCGTCTGACAAACTATTTGCATCTGGCCGAAGTGCTGGAGCGCGAGTCAGCTGTGCAGGAGCATGCGCAGCAACTGCTGATCTGGTTGCACCGCCAAATCAGTGAGCCGCAATTGGCGCAGGAGCAAATCCAGCGCCTGGAAAGTGATGCACAACTGATTCAGCTGGTTACCCAGCATGGCTCAAAAGGCCTGGAATACCCCATCGTGTTTGTGCCGTTTGCCAGCGATTATCGTGACCCGGCAAAAGTCGGCAAACAGTATCAGGCAATGTATCGCTATTATGATGAACAAACCGCTGGGCTGACATTATTGCTGGGGCGCAGTGACCGTGCTATTGAACGGGTGCGGCGAGAAGGCAACGCCGAGTCTACCCGGTTGTTGTATGTAGCGGTAACCCGCGCGGCGCAGCGCTGCTACTTAGGAGTGGCGCCGTTTGAAAATCATCAGCAAAGCGCGCTGGCTCAGGCGTTAGACCTGGGTGAGGCCCAGGACTGGTCACAGGCCATTGATCGGGTGATTGCTGAAGGTGGTGAGCATACCGCCTGCACTTCGGTACCGGTTAGCCTGCCGGTTCGCGCTTTACAACAACAAGAGGCCCCAAACCACCCACTCAGTGTCGATACCTTTACCGGTGAGGTCACCGAGCGCTGGCGCTTGTATTCGTTTTCAGCGCTGGCCCGGCGGCAGATGGTGGTCAACCGTACCCGCCGCGAAGCTGAGCTGGATAATGCCCGACTGCTGGCTGACGAGGCAAACGAGAGCGACACGGCGAGCCTGCCATTTCGGTTTCGATTTACCAAAGGTGCCGCCGCCGGTAATTTGCTGCACGATATTCTGGAACATTGTGATTTTACTCAGCCTGACTGGCAGAGCGGGGCCATGGATATGGCCCAACGATTTGGCGTTGAACACAACCAGTTGCCAAACTTTTTTCAATGGCTTGATGAGGTCCTGGCGGCGCCGCTCAACAATGACGGTTTAACGCTGGATTCATTGCCAGAGACAGCAACCCTGCGCGAAGCAGAGTTTTATTTTCCATTGAATACCGTCAATCTGTTTCAGCTTAACCAGTTTCTGGCAGGCTATCGCCAGCAGGCTGCCGGCCAGGGGCCGTTTATGGTAAATCTGGATACCAAAAAGCTTGAAGGTCTGATGCATGGGTTTATTGATTTGATCTTTGTATTCGAGGGACGCTATTTTGTGGCCGATTACAAATCCACTCATCTGGGTGACAGTTATGCCGGTTACCAGCAAGCCCGGCTTACCCAGAACAATCAGCATCATTTATACGATCTGCAGTACTTAATTTATGCGGTGGCTCTGCATCGTTATCTGCAAACCAAACTGCCCGGTTATCATCCTTCCAGCCATTTTGGTGGCGTGTATTATTTATACCTGCGGGGCATGCACCCGGATAATCAGGAGCATCAGGGGGTTTATCATGCCCGGCCCACAGATGAGCAGTTGCTGGCGTTAGATGCTATTTTTAAACATGCAGAGGCAAGCTAA
- the recD gene encoding exodeoxyribonuclease V subunit alpha has product MKHKMFADTLALLAGIEAIDYWFAGQFTPQENEQQQDWFMLLVGLSVFQRQGHTCADLRQLAGKRFFDDAEQSLPGWQYPDLDRLATVAAEGVNLPQVGPALMLIGTRLYSGRYWQFEQDIATALAPKIISQPLNSSQYQALENVWPVLFNTDKSDTQDWQQVATASALQQGFTIISGGPGTGKTYTVTRLLLALQTIASQTVRIVLAAPTGKAAQRMNESITASLQQLDGKLDETLVAAIPTNAVTLHRLLGINRYGIDTRRHQRNLLHCDVLIVDEASMIDMALMARLVRALPDTARLVLVGDADQLPAVESGNVLEALTGPQSFAGVSTGLASHLTRLCPHLPEPETTSKSRDFVQRLQVSRRFAGHLANVATAIRQGDSDQAWQHIHTCSGAASDQIYANEQVQSLDDEAFEQHFDRFARACFSAQLDPTLGPQQALIAMNRCRWLTPVRRGPFGVETLNQRIEQALKVYRGPVSICTTPDVR; this is encoded by the coding sequence ATGAAACACAAGATGTTTGCCGACACCCTGGCATTGTTGGCCGGTATAGAAGCCATCGACTATTGGTTTGCCGGGCAGTTTACCCCGCAGGAAAATGAACAACAGCAAGACTGGTTTATGCTGCTGGTGGGATTAAGTGTATTTCAACGCCAGGGGCATACCTGTGCAGATTTACGCCAGTTGGCGGGAAAGCGTTTTTTTGATGATGCGGAACAGTCGTTACCAGGCTGGCAGTATCCGGACCTGGACCGGCTTGCAACAGTGGCCGCCGAGGGAGTGAACCTGCCGCAGGTGGGGCCGGCGTTAATGCTGATTGGTACCAGATTGTATAGTGGTCGTTACTGGCAATTTGAACAGGATATTGCCACCGCGCTGGCCCCAAAAATTATCAGCCAGCCTTTAAACAGCTCCCAATATCAGGCGCTTGAAAATGTATGGCCGGTATTGTTTAACACTGACAAAAGTGACACTCAGGATTGGCAGCAGGTGGCCACGGCCAGCGCGCTGCAACAAGGTTTTACCATCATCAGCGGCGGGCCAGGGACCGGCAAAACCTATACCGTGACCCGTTTATTGCTGGCGCTGCAAACCATCGCCAGCCAGACCGTCCGCATAGTACTTGCAGCGCCCACAGGTAAAGCGGCGCAGCGGATGAACGAGTCCATCACCGCCAGCCTGCAACAGCTTGATGGGAAGCTTGATGAGACATTGGTCGCCGCGATCCCCACCAATGCCGTAACCCTGCACCGGTTATTAGGGATTAACCGGTATGGCATTGATACCCGCCGGCATCAGCGCAATCTGTTGCACTGCGATGTGTTGATTGTTGATGAAGCCTCAATGATAGATATGGCGTTGATGGCACGCCTGGTGCGTGCCTTACCTGACACGGCGAGGCTGGTATTGGTAGGCGATGCGGACCAGTTGCCGGCGGTGGAGTCAGGCAATGTACTGGAAGCTTTAACCGGCCCGCAGTCCTTTGCCGGGGTAAGCACGGGGCTGGCTAGCCATCTTACCCGGCTGTGCCCCCATCTTCCGGAACCTGAAACGACCAGTAAGAGCCGTGATTTTGTGCAGAGGCTGCAGGTTAGTCGGCGGTTTGCCGGGCATCTGGCCAATGTCGCCACCGCTATCCGTCAGGGCGATAGCGACCAGGCGTGGCAACATATTCATACCTGTAGTGGTGCCGCCAGCGACCAGATATACGCGAATGAACAGGTACAGTCACTTGACGATGAGGCATTTGAACAGCACTTTGACCGGTTTGCCCGTGCGTGCTTTAGCGCGCAGCTGGATCCCACCCTCGGGCCGCAACAAGCGCTGATCGCGATGAATCGATGTCGTTGGCTTACGCCGGTGCGCCGGGGCCCCTTTGGGGTGGAAACCCTTAATCAGCGCATTGAACAGGCACTTAAGGTTTACCGGGGGCCGGTCAGTATATGCACTACGCCGGACGTCCGGTGA
- a CDS encoding ATP-dependent DNA helicase — translation MHYAGRPVMVVENNYAQQLFNGDVGIIWPDENQQLKAWFASDIGLRSISLTRLPAVETVFAMTVHKSQGSEFEQVVMLLPETGSAQIASLCSRELLYTGITRAKKGCTLIGTAERFKGMVGRRQLRFSGLAEVLEHHAQQSATRPD, via the coding sequence ATGCACTACGCCGGACGTCCGGTGATGGTGGTCGAAAATAACTATGCTCAGCAACTATTCAATGGTGATGTTGGCATTATATGGCCGGATGAGAACCAGCAGCTGAAAGCCTGGTTTGCCAGCGACATCGGTCTGCGCTCGATTAGCCTTACCCGGCTGCCTGCGGTGGAAACCGTATTTGCGATGACAGTTCACAAATCTCAGGGTTCAGAATTTGAGCAGGTGGTGATGTTACTGCCAGAGACAGGCAGTGCGCAAATCGCCAGTTTATGCAGTCGGGAGCTGTTGTACACCGGCATTACCAGGGCCAAAAAAGGCTGTACCCTTATAGGCACGGCTGAGCGCTTTAAGGGGATGGTGGGCCGACGCCAGCTACGTTTTTCGGGGTTGGCTGAAGTACTTGAACACCACGCGCAGCAATCAGCTACAAGGCCCGACTGA
- the moeB gene encoding molybdopterin-synthase adenylyltransferase MoeB has protein sequence MSDSLNKIQAMRYNRQIVLPQIDLDGQERLLNARVLVMGVGGLGCHAAQSLVASGVGQITLVDDDTVSATNLPRQILFTDASVGQSKVTAARQRLQQLNPDCQINCRDYRPDPQQLDALARQHDVVLDCTDHKTAREQINHSCVNALTPLVSGAAIRFEGQLFVSRFEPDMPCYHCLGNLFTDPVSSCTESGIFSPVVAIIGLQQALIAMQLLAQFGQPPLGKLVLFDALCHQWQTFTVPKSAACSVCGSP, from the coding sequence ATGTCTGATAGTCTTAATAAAATCCAGGCAATGCGTTACAACCGCCAAATCGTGCTGCCACAGATTGATCTGGACGGCCAGGAGCGCTTGTTAAATGCCAGGGTGCTGGTAATGGGTGTCGGGGGACTGGGCTGTCATGCGGCCCAGTCCCTGGTCGCCAGCGGTGTGGGTCAGATCACCCTGGTGGATGACGATACGGTCAGTGCCACTAACCTGCCCCGGCAGATCCTGTTTACCGATGCCAGTGTGGGCCAGTCAAAGGTAACCGCTGCCAGGCAGCGGTTGCAGCAACTTAACCCTGACTGCCAGATAAACTGCCGTGACTACCGGCCTGATCCGCAGCAGCTGGATGCGCTGGCCCGCCAACACGATGTGGTACTGGATTGCACCGACCATAAAACTGCCCGGGAACAAATCAATCACAGCTGTGTTAATGCGTTGACGCCGCTGGTAAGTGGCGCCGCCATTCGCTTTGAAGGCCAGTTGTTTGTGAGCCGGTTTGAGCCGGATATGCCCTGTTACCACTGTCTGGGCAACCTGTTTACGGACCCGGTATCAAGCTGTACCGAGTCGGGCATTTTTTCGCCAGTGGTCGCCATCATCGGCCTGCAACAGGCCCTGATTGCCATGCAGCTGCTGGCACAATTTGGCCAGCCGCCCTTAGGTAAGCTGGTTTTGTTTGATGCGCTTTGTCATCAGTGGCAAACTTTCACGGTGCCAAAGTCAGCCGCTTGCAGCGTGTGTGGAAGTCCCTGA
- the moaB gene encoding molybdenum cofactor biosynthesis protein B, producing the protein MSQAAVSLNIAVLTVSDTRTVADDKSGQYLVDALKEAGHVLVDRAIVKDDIYQQRAVVSDWIARDDVQAVISTGGTGFTGRDSTPEALSVLFDKTVDGFGELFRQLSYAEIGTATIQSRALAGFANSTVIFCLPGSTGACRTGWQKIIRSQLDAQFRPCNFVGHLTGVL; encoded by the coding sequence ATGTCGCAAGCTGCTGTTTCGCTTAATATAGCTGTACTAACGGTGTCTGATACCCGCACCGTCGCTGATGATAAATCCGGTCAGTATCTGGTTGATGCGCTAAAGGAAGCGGGTCATGTACTGGTGGACCGCGCCATTGTGAAAGACGATATCTACCAGCAGCGAGCCGTCGTCTCTGACTGGATTGCCCGGGACGACGTGCAGGCGGTGATCAGCACAGGCGGCACCGGCTTTACCGGGCGTGATTCTACTCCTGAAGCATTAAGTGTGCTGTTCGATAAAACCGTAGATGGCTTTGGCGAGCTATTTCGTCAGTTAAGCTATGCAGAAATAGGCACCGCCACGATTCAATCACGGGCGTTGGCGGGTTTTGCAAATTCGACGGTCATTTTTTGCCTGCCAGGTTCAACCGGCGCCTGCCGTACGGGCTGGCAAAAGATTATCCGCAGCCAGCTCGACGCGCAGTTTCGGCCGTGTAACTTTGTCGGCCACCTGACCGGAGTCCTCTAA
- the moaC gene encoding cyclic pyranopterin monophosphate synthase MoaC codes for MSQLSHLNQQGEANMVDVSDKPVTTREATAQGFLVVSQEVIEAISDARIAKGDVFAVARIAGIQGAKRCSDLIPLCHPLALSKVDVQFEIDTAQNRIKVVCWCKLNGQTGVEMEALTGVNIALLTLFDMCKALDPGMRIDDVGVTDKQGGKTGHWRRDTV; via the coding sequence ATGAGCCAGCTTAGTCATCTGAATCAGCAGGGTGAAGCCAATATGGTGGATGTGTCGGACAAACCCGTCACCACCCGGGAAGCCACAGCCCAGGGCTTCTTAGTGGTCAGTCAGGAGGTGATCGAAGCGATCAGTGACGCGCGTATTGCTAAAGGTGATGTATTTGCGGTGGCGCGTATCGCTGGTATCCAGGGCGCCAAACGCTGCAGTGATTTAATTCCGCTGTGTCATCCCCTGGCGCTGTCTAAGGTTGATGTTCAGTTTGAGATTGATACCGCCCAAAACCGCATAAAAGTGGTGTGCTGGTGTAAGCTAAATGGTCAGACCGGCGTAGAAATGGAAGCACTGACCGGCGTTAACATTGCCTTGTTGACACTGTTTGATATGTGTAAGGCGCTTGACCCGGGAATGCGAATCGATGATGTTGGGGTAACCGATAAGCAAGGCGGGAAAACCGGCCACTGGAGACGTGACACCGTATGA
- a CDS encoding MoaD/ThiS family protein has translation MITIKTFAQVRELSGCAETTALWQPDMTVSSLMTQLVNQDPAWSQAFSGKVLTAVNQTICSTGQPLNDNDEVAFFPPVTGG, from the coding sequence ATGATCACTATTAAAACCTTTGCCCAGGTACGCGAGCTCAGTGGCTGTGCAGAAACGACTGCACTCTGGCAGCCGGATATGACCGTCAGCAGCCTGATGACGCAGCTGGTTAATCAGGACCCCGCGTGGTCGCAAGCGTTCTCCGGAAAGGTGCTTACAGCGGTAAATCAGACCATTTGTAGCACCGGGCAACCACTGAACGATAACGACGAGGTGGCTTTTTTTCCACCGGTAACCGGCGGTTAA
- a CDS encoding molybdenum cofactor biosynthesis protein MoaE: MFAHICTQDFNQQALYDALLAQSHPMPGAIVTFTGLVRDFNASGAIDGMSLEHYPGMTEKAMLSLLEQASQRFGLAGAGAVHRVGKLANFEQIVWVGCSAAHRQDAFDAASFVMDTLKQAVPIWKQEYQQGQARWVAPKASDEQAAMAWLGSFTDK; the protein is encoded by the coding sequence ATGTTTGCCCATATCTGCACGCAAGACTTCAACCAGCAAGCTTTATATGATGCCTTATTGGCGCAGTCACACCCGATGCCCGGGGCGATAGTGACATTTACCGGCCTGGTGCGTGACTTTAACGCCAGTGGCGCTATTGACGGCATGAGCCTGGAGCATTATCCGGGGATGACAGAAAAAGCCATGCTCAGCCTGTTGGAGCAGGCCAGCCAGCGGTTTGGCCTGGCCGGGGCAGGGGCGGTACACCGGGTGGGCAAGCTGGCAAACTTTGAGCAAATTGTCTGGGTTGGTTGCAGTGCTGCGCATCGCCAGGATGCCTTCGATGCCGCCAGTTTTGTCATGGATACCCTAAAACAGGCGGTGCCGATATGGAAACAAGAATATCAGCAGGGCCAGGCCCGGTGGGTGGCACCGAAGGCCAGTGATGAACAGGCTGCTATGGCCTGGCTGGGCTCCTTCACAGATAAATAA